Below is a genomic region from Deinococcus koreensis.
CTGCTTCTTGCGGGTGGCGATCTTCTCGGGCGCGGCCTGTTCCTGGCCCAGCGCCTGGGTTTCTTTCAACCGGAAGATGACCAGGCTGCCCACGAAGGTGCAGGTGATCATGCCGTGCGCGTTGAGCAGGCTCAGGGCCGTCATGACGTCTTCACGGGTCATGCGGAGCTGGTCGCTCATGTACAGGGCGCTGTCGGCGCGGCCCTCGAGGTAGTCGCGCACCTTCTTGGCGTCGCTGGTCAGCGGGGTGGCGGGCACGTCGGCCAGACCGGGGTCGGCCAGACCGTACACGGCGCGGGTGCCGGTGCCGGGCAGGCGGCGCACGCGGCCCTGGTCGAGCAGGCTGGCCAGCGCGGCGCGCAGGTGCGAGAGGGCCAGGCTGGTGGTCTTGGCGAGTTCGGTTTCGACCCATTCGGGCTTGCTGTCCAGGGCCTTGAGCACCAGCTTTTCGTTGGCGCGGCGGGTTTCCTGCAGATCTTCGAGGGTGGGGGGATTGAACATGCAAACTCCTCCGGTGATGGACTGCGGCTCCGTCAGGCTTGGTGGCAGCTCCGCAGGTTGAGGGGGGTGTCAGGCGAGACGCAGTGCGGGGGGTGTTCGCTTGACCGGGTACAAGTGCACCCTTCGGTGCAACTTTCCTATTATATTCAGGTTTTTTCTCATTTTGGATGAGCCGCGGGGGTGTTGACATTTAGGGTTTTACCGTCCCTACCGGGGTGAATGCCGTGTCTATCGGCACTCAGGAGGTAGCCGCATTGTATAGCTGGGCTGCCCTGTCCCTCTGGGAAGGACAGATATGAAGGGCCGCCCCCGGGGCCTCCCTGAGAGCCGCCCCTGTGGCTGTCGAAATGGACGATTGCAACTCTGGTCTCTTATTCCCCGTACCGGGGGAGACTGCGGGCCCGTCCCCGGCCTCCCAGCCCACGCCCGCCCCCCCTTCCCCCTTCCTGTCCCATGACCCTCCCGGAGCGACATGCTTGAGATCCAGAACATCACCAAGACCTACGGCTCATTCCAGGCCCTGCGCGGGGTGAGCCTCCAGGCCCCGGAGGGCGAGGTCTTCGGCCTCCTCGGCCCAAACGGCGCCGGCAAGACCACGCTGCTCAGAATCCTGGCCACCCTGCTGCTCCCCACCTCCGGCACCGTCAGGGTCAACGGGCTCGACGTCCTACGCGAGCCCGAGGCCGTGCGCCGCATCGTGGGTGTGGTCAACGGCGGCATGGGTCTGCCCGCGCGCCTGACCGGCCGGGAGGTGCTGCGCTCCTTCGCCGGCCTCTACGGCCTGACCCAGGCGCAGACCGAGGCGCGGATCGCCGAGCTCGACGAGCGGCTGGAGCTGGGCCGCACCCTGGACGTGCGGGCCGGCGAATACAGTTCGGGCATGAAGCAGAAGGTCGTGATCGCCCGCTCGGTGATCCACGACCCGGCGGTGCTTATCCTTGACGAGGCGGCCAGCGGCCTGGACATCTTCGCCCGCCGGACGCTGCTGGACTTCGTGCACGCCACGCGGGCGCCCGGCCGCCTGACCCTCTACTCCACCCACGTGATGAGCGAGGCCGAGGAAGTCTGTGACCGCGTGGCGATCCTGCACGAGGGGCAGCTCCGCACTGTGGGCCGCATTCCGGACATCCTGGCCGACACGGGCGAGCCCAGCCTGGAACGGGCCTTCTTCACCCTGATCCGGGGAGGCCCGGTCGGGGACGGCCCGATCCAGAAAGGCCAGAGCCAGAGAGGAGGGCCGCGTGCGGTCTGAGGCGCGGCCTGGGCGGCCCTCTGGCTGGCTGCGCTGGAATATGGTCTGGCGGATCGCGGCGCGCGACCTGCTCTCCACCCTGCGCGATCGCCGGACGGTCGCCGCCACGGTGCTGATGCCGATGATCCTGATCCCGCTGTTCACCCTGGGCCTGCCGCTGATGCTCGGGGGGTTCATCGGGGGGCAGCAGCAGGAGCGGCAGAAACTCGGGGTGGTCGGCACCCTGCCGCAGACCCTGAGGAGCGCCCTGACCCGCGACGAAACCCTGCCGGACGGCACCCTGGTGCGGGCGGGCCTGCAACTCGTGGCCGTGACGGACGCGCGCCGGGCGGTGCAGTCTGGCGAGGTCGAGGCCGCCGTGCAGGCCACCGCCGCGATTCCCACCGAGGCGGGCCAGGGCCGTGGCCGCCTGGAGGTCTACGCCAAGCTGAACAACATGCGAACCCAGACCGGGGCCTACAGCAAGGTGCGGGACGTGGTCGACACCTACAACCGCACGCTGACCCTGGCCCGCCTGAAGACCCTGGGCCTGGGCGAGCAGGCGCTCACGCCGGTCACCGTGGCCCCGGTCGACGCCAGTCCGCCCCAGGAGCAGCGCAGCGGACAGCTGGCCTTCCTGATCCCCATGCTGATGCTGCAGTTCATCCTGAGCGGCGCGATGGCCACCGCCGTGGATGCCACCGCCGGGGAAAAGGAACGCGGCACCCTGGAGAGCCTGCTGGTGTCGCCGGTGCGCCGCAGTGAGGTCGTGGCCGGCAAGCTGCTGGCGACCACCCTCACCGCCCTGACCAGCGCCAGTTTCAGCGTGCTGGGCTTCGTGCTGAGCGGGCTCCTGGTCGCCCGCCTGACCACCGGGCGCAGCGGCCCGAGCAGTGACATTACCCAGGCTCTGGGGGGCCAGCTGACCCTGACCCTGGGCGGCACCCTGGCGCTGCTGGGGCTGGCCCTGAGCGCCGCCCTGCTGATCAGCGCCCTGCTGATCGCCGTGGGCATCTACGCCCGCTCGTTCAAGGAGGCGCAGACCTACATCGCGCCGTTGTCGCTGGCGATCGTGCTGCCGGCCGTGATGCTGCAGTTCAGCGACTTCCTGAGCCTCAGCGCGGGCATCTATCTGGTGCCGCTGTTCGGGGCCATGCTGTCCATCCTGGAACTCGTGCGCGGGGTGGTGGCGCCGCCGCACATCCTGCCCGCGATCCTGGCGAATCTGGTGGG
It encodes:
- a CDS encoding ABC transporter permease; amino-acid sequence: MVWRIAARDLLSTLRDRRTVAATVLMPMILIPLFTLGLPLMLGGFIGGQQQERQKLGVVGTLPQTLRSALTRDETLPDGTLVRAGLQLVAVTDARRAVQSGEVEAAVQATAAIPTEAGQGRGRLEVYAKLNNMRTQTGAYSKVRDVVDTYNRTLTLARLKTLGLGEQALTPVTVAPVDASPPQEQRSGQLAFLIPMLMLQFILSGAMATAVDATAGEKERGTLESLLVSPVRRSEVVAGKLLATTLTALTSASFSVLGFVLSGLLVARLTTGRSGPSSDITQALGGQLTLTLGGTLALLGLALSAALLISALLIAVGIYARSFKEAQTYIAPLSLAIVLPAVMLQFSDFLSLSAGIYLVPLFGAMLSILELVRGVVAPPHILPAILANLVGAALLGALALRSFNREEVIFRN
- a CDS encoding transcriptional regulator — encoded protein: MFNPPTLEDLQETRRANEKLVLKALDSKPEWVETELAKTTSLALSHLRAALASLLDQGRVRRLPGTGTRAVYGLADPGLADVPATPLTSDAKKVRDYLEGRADSALYMSDQLRMTREDVMTALSLLNAHGMITCTFVGSLVIFRLKETQALGQEQAAPEKIATRKKQVA
- a CDS encoding ATP-binding cassette domain-containing protein; the encoded protein is MLEIQNITKTYGSFQALRGVSLQAPEGEVFGLLGPNGAGKTTLLRILATLLLPTSGTVRVNGLDVLREPEAVRRIVGVVNGGMGLPARLTGREVLRSFAGLYGLTQAQTEARIAELDERLELGRTLDVRAGEYSSGMKQKVVIARSVIHDPAVLILDEAASGLDIFARRTLLDFVHATRAPGRLTLYSTHVMSEAEEVCDRVAILHEGQLRTVGRIPDILADTGEPSLERAFFTLIRGGPVGDGPIQKGQSQRGGPRAV